A window from Pseudomonas kribbensis encodes these proteins:
- a CDS encoding transglutaminase-like domain-containing protein, translating to MREYLSPGRFIDSDHPSVVEFAERHRGASRDPRAQAISLYYAVREAVRYNMYTFSRDPQTLRGSYALAAGESYCVPKATLLAGCARHCGIPARIGLADVKNHLSTPRLLELLRSEVFAMHGYTELFLNDRWVKATPAFNQKLCEMFNVAPLEFDGMNDSVFHPYNSDGALLMEYLVDHGQFADVPESFFFEHLQKCYPHLFNDRQTPLSSDLRDDVGSR from the coding sequence ATGCGCGAGTATCTGAGCCCCGGCCGCTTCATCGATAGTGACCACCCCTCGGTGGTGGAGTTCGCAGAACGGCACCGTGGTGCCAGCCGCGACCCGCGCGCGCAGGCGATCAGTCTTTATTACGCCGTGCGCGAGGCGGTGCGTTACAACATGTACACCTTCAGCCGCGACCCGCAGACCTTGCGCGGCAGCTACGCGCTGGCGGCGGGCGAAAGTTATTGCGTGCCCAAGGCCACGCTGCTCGCCGGTTGCGCGCGCCATTGCGGGATCCCCGCACGCATCGGTCTGGCGGATGTGAAAAACCATCTGTCGACGCCGCGACTGCTTGAACTGCTGAGAAGCGAAGTGTTCGCCATGCATGGTTATACCGAGCTGTTTCTCAACGATCGCTGGGTGAAAGCCACCCCCGCGTTCAACCAGAAACTCTGCGAAATGTTCAACGTTGCGCCGCTGGAATTCGACGGCATGAACGACAGCGTTTTCCACCCGTACAACAGCGATGGCGCGCTGCTGATGGAATACCTGGTCGATCACGGCCAGTTCGCGGATGTACCGGAATCCTTTTTCTTCGAACATCTGCAGAAATGCTATCCGCACCTGTTCAATGATCGGCAGACGCCACTGTCCAGTGACCTGCGCGATGATGTCGGCAGCCGCTGA
- a CDS encoding acyl-CoA dehydrogenase codes for MLLLWILVLIVGVAYLAHRRIAPLPALGIVAAYLLAMGIFSHAPGWLLLIFWVVLAIVAAPLLLPDLRRKHFSAPLFSWFQKTLPPMSQTERDAIDAGTVWWDGELFSGRPDWEKLLSYPKAQLSDEEQAFIDGPTEELCAMVTDWQIGQSMDLPPEAWTHIKEHGFFALIIPKEFGGKGFSAYAHSQVAMKLATRSGDLASTVMVPNSLGPAELLLHYGTDEQRNHYLPRLARGDDIPCFALTGPLAGSDAGAMPDTGIICKGEWEGQETLGLRLNWEKRYITLGPVATLLGLAFKAYDPDHLLGDKEDLGISLALIPTDTPGVEIGRRHLPLGAAFMNGPNSGKDVFIPLDFLIGGQDMLGKGWMMLMNCLSVGRSISLPAVGTGAAKFTSLVTGQYAQIREQFNVPLSAFEGIQEAMARIGGNAWMMDAARMLTANAVDLGEKPSVLSAILKYHLTERGRECISHAMDVHGGKAIIMGPNNYLGRSWNGAPIFITVEGANILSRNLMIFGQGAIRCHPFVLKEMALAGREDKDQALKEFDGLLLKHIGFAVSNAASTLVLNLGFGHFEHAPGDKLSQGYFRALNRQAAAFAMLADLSMMLLGGELKRRERLSARLGDVLSNLYLASAALKRYHDLDSPAYMEPLFRWAMEESLGQSEKALDELLTNFPNRVFGCLLRVIVFPFGRRHKGPSDRLGAEVAAVIGRAKGDPALEELLAGCYRPQSADDAVGALQHACDQLNAAQPLHKKLHTSLKSGQVKPVAGEHAIDAALEAGVLQAAEAQTLRDAEAARRKVIDVDDFDKEELKPAEGKIR; via the coding sequence ATGCTGTTGTTGTGGATACTGGTTCTGATCGTCGGCGTGGCGTATCTGGCCCACCGGCGCATCGCCCCGCTGCCGGCACTGGGCATCGTCGCGGCCTATTTGCTGGCGATGGGGATTTTCAGCCACGCGCCAGGCTGGTTGCTGCTGATCTTCTGGGTCGTACTGGCCATCGTCGCGGCTCCGTTGCTGCTGCCGGATCTGCGCCGCAAACACTTCAGCGCGCCGCTGTTCAGCTGGTTCCAGAAAACCCTGCCGCCGATGTCGCAGACCGAGCGCGATGCAATCGACGCAGGCACCGTGTGGTGGGACGGTGAACTGTTCAGCGGCCGTCCGGACTGGGAAAAACTGCTGTCCTATCCCAAGGCGCAACTGAGCGACGAGGAACAGGCGTTCATCGACGGCCCGACCGAAGAACTCTGCGCGATGGTCACCGACTGGCAGATCGGCCAGTCGATGGACTTGCCGCCCGAAGCCTGGACCCACATCAAGGAACACGGTTTTTTCGCCCTGATCATTCCCAAGGAATTCGGCGGTAAAGGCTTCTCTGCCTACGCCCACTCTCAAGTGGCGATGAAACTGGCGACCCGCAGTGGCGACCTCGCCTCCACCGTGATGGTGCCCAACTCCCTCGGCCCGGCCGAACTGCTGCTGCACTACGGCACCGACGAACAGCGCAATCATTACCTGCCACGACTGGCCCGGGGCGACGATATCCCGTGCTTCGCGCTGACCGGCCCGCTCGCGGGTTCCGACGCCGGCGCCATGCCCGACACCGGGATCATCTGCAAGGGTGAATGGGAAGGCCAGGAAACCCTCGGCCTGCGCCTGAACTGGGAAAAACGCTACATCACCCTCGGTCCGGTCGCGACCCTGCTCGGTCTCGCCTTCAAGGCCTATGACCCGGATCACCTGCTGGGCGACAAGGAAGACCTGGGCATCAGCCTGGCGCTGATCCCGACCGATACTCCCGGCGTGGAAATCGGCCGCCGCCACCTGCCGCTGGGCGCCGCGTTCATGAACGGCCCCAACTCCGGCAAGGACGTGTTCATTCCGCTGGACTTCCTCATCGGCGGCCAGGACATGCTCGGCAAGGGCTGGATGATGCTGATGAACTGCCTGTCGGTCGGGCGTTCGATTTCGCTGCCGGCGGTGGGTACCGGTGCGGCCAAGTTCACCAGTCTGGTGACCGGGCAGTACGCGCAGATTCGCGAGCAGTTCAACGTCCCGCTGTCGGCCTTCGAAGGCATTCAGGAAGCCATGGCCCGCATCGGCGGCAACGCGTGGATGATGGACGCTGCGCGGATGCTGACCGCCAACGCGGTTGATCTGGGCGAGAAGCCTTCGGTGCTGTCGGCGATCCTCAAGTATCACCTCACCGAACGCGGCCGCGAGTGCATCAGCCACGCCATGGATGTGCATGGCGGCAAGGCGATCATCATGGGCCCGAACAACTATCTGGGCCGCAGCTGGAACGGTGCGCCGATTTTCATCACCGTGGAGGGCGCGAACATTCTTTCGCGCAACCTGATGATCTTCGGCCAGGGCGCGATCCGCTGCCATCCGTTCGTCCTCAAGGAAATGGCCCTCGCCGGACGTGAGGACAAGGATCAGGCACTCAAGGAGTTCGATGGCCTGCTGCTCAAGCACATCGGATTTGCCGTGAGCAACGCCGCCAGCACGCTGGTGCTGAACCTTGGTTTCGGCCATTTCGAACATGCGCCGGGCGACAAACTCAGCCAGGGTTACTTCCGCGCGCTCAACCGTCAGGCTGCCGCGTTTGCCATGCTGGCCGACCTGAGCATGATGCTGCTGGGCGGCGAACTGAAACGCCGCGAGCGGCTGTCGGCCCGTCTGGGCGATGTGCTGAGCAACCTGTATCTCGCCTCGGCGGCACTCAAGCGTTACCACGACCTCGATTCCCCGGCGTACATGGAGCCGCTGTTCAGATGGGCCATGGAAGAAAGCCTCGGCCAGTCGGAAAAGGCACTGGATGAGCTGCTGACCAATTTCCCGAACCGGGTTTTCGGCTGCCTGTTGCGCGTGATCGTGTTCCCGTTCGGTCGTCGTCACAAAGGCCCGTCGGACAGACTCGGTGCCGAAGTGGCAGCGGTCATCGGTCGGGCCAAGGGCGACCCGGCGCTGGAAGAGTTGCTTGCCGGCTGCTATCGCCCGCAATCGGCGGACGATGCGGTCGGTGCACTGCAACACGCCTGCGATCAGTTGAACGCTGCGCAACCGTTGCACAAGAAACTGCACACCTCGCTCAAGAGCGGCCAGGTCAAACCGGTCGCCGGCGAACACGCCATCGATGCGGCACTGGAGGCCGGTGTGCTGCAGGCAGCGGAAGCACAAACCCTGCGCGACGCTGAAGCGGCGCGGCGCAAGGTGATCGATGTCGATGACTTCGACAAAGAGGAGCTGAAACCGGCGGAAGGGAAAATCCGCTGA
- a CDS encoding PA2817 family protein: MSNVVADHLVLLDHLRSILVAVGEADQVPEESHALFLERFDELLASLPIEPIESQYLGQDILTQVITRYPQIAHLIPRDLLWFFAGDCLHYLSDEEIDMYQALEERRYEAEQNDEPFDWNQEKQLLAMSAQDSKH; encoded by the coding sequence GTGTCCAACGTCGTTGCCGATCATCTGGTTTTGCTCGACCACCTGCGCAGTATCCTGGTCGCCGTAGGTGAGGCCGATCAGGTTCCCGAAGAAAGCCATGCCCTGTTCCTGGAGCGTTTCGACGAACTGCTGGCGTCACTGCCGATCGAGCCGATCGAAAGCCAATACCTGGGCCAGGACATCCTGACTCAAGTGATTACCCGTTACCCGCAAATTGCCCACCTGATCCCGCGGGATCTGCTGTGGTTCTTCGCCGGCGACTGCCTGCACTACCTGTCCGATGAAGAGATCGACATGTATCAGGCACTGGAAGAACGTCGCTACGAAGCTGAACAGAACGACGAACCGTTCGACTGGAATCAGGAAAAACAACTGCTGGCGATGTCCGCCCAGGACAGCAAGCACTGA
- a CDS encoding LysR family transcriptional regulator gives MSINLPLPLLGEMAIFVKVVETGSFSEAARQLGSSPSAVSRSISRLEKALATRLLQRTTRKLRLSDGGEEVFKRCQEMVSAARSVMEISGQFTHEAEGLVRVSVPKAVGRFVIHPHMPEFLRRYPKVDVELLLEDRQVDLIDDHVDLAIRITERPPAGLVGRQLLTIDHLLCATPQYLAEHGTPTHPHDLLNHSCIYLGETPSDARWKFKKGSKAVTVGVRGRYAANHTGVRLGAVLQHIGIGSLPYFTARYALEQGLVVQVLPDWTFLASYHGGLWLLHSPTRYLPPKLRVFIDYLVACLEKEPTLSKPGKPNAAKSLAEYELPEGEGLL, from the coding sequence GTGAGCATAAATCTTCCTCTGCCGTTGCTCGGTGAAATGGCGATTTTCGTCAAGGTCGTGGAGACCGGCAGCTTCTCCGAAGCCGCTCGTCAATTGGGCTCGTCACCCTCGGCGGTCAGCCGCAGTATTTCCCGGCTGGAAAAGGCATTGGCCACGCGGCTGCTGCAACGCACCACGCGCAAGTTGCGCTTGAGCGATGGCGGGGAAGAAGTGTTCAAGCGCTGTCAGGAGATGGTTAGCGCGGCCCGGTCGGTGATGGAAATCAGCGGTCAGTTCACCCACGAAGCCGAAGGCCTGGTGCGGGTCAGCGTGCCGAAAGCGGTCGGACGCTTCGTGATTCATCCGCATATGCCGGAGTTTCTACGCCGTTATCCGAAGGTTGATGTGGAGTTGCTGCTGGAAGACCGCCAGGTGGATCTGATCGACGATCATGTCGATCTGGCGATTCGCATCACGGAGCGGCCACCGGCAGGACTGGTCGGGCGGCAGTTACTGACCATCGATCATTTGCTCTGCGCGACGCCGCAATACCTGGCCGAACATGGCACACCCACTCATCCCCATGACTTGCTCAATCACAGCTGCATCTATCTGGGCGAAACCCCGAGTGATGCGCGCTGGAAATTCAAGAAGGGCAGTAAGGCAGTGACGGTCGGCGTGCGTGGCCGGTATGCCGCCAATCACACCGGCGTGCGTCTGGGCGCTGTGTTGCAGCACATCGGTATCGGCAGCCTGCCGTATTTCACGGCCCGCTATGCCCTGGAACAGGGGCTGGTCGTGCAGGTTCTGCCGGACTGGACATTCCTGGCGTCCTACCACGGTGGGTTGTGGTTGCTGCATTCGCCAACGCGCTATCTGCCGCCGAAGCTGCGGGTGTTCATCGACTATCTGGTAGCGTGCCTGGAGAAGGAGCCGACATTGAGCAAACCGGGTAAACCCAACGCTGCAAAATCGCTGGCCGAGTACGAATTGCCGGAGGGTGAAGGACTGCTGTAA
- a CDS encoding alanyl-tRNA editing protein: MTLRLFFHSDDLKANVEVLDCTPHENEFAVVLRATLFHPQGGGQPCDTGWIGDSQVLRVVQEPDRIIHFVNQPVPLGMTQIRIDEERRRFNTRMHSAGHLIGHFVQAMGWMPIKAHHWPDEGRVQFKPGDCAQEVDAQTVQYGIGQWIEHDLPRLTSLREGAREIGFGELPAYGCGGTHVRSLKDLGTVTIASLSQKKGTLSVHYNVD, from the coding sequence ATGACGCTTCGCCTCTTTTTCCATAGTGATGACCTCAAGGCCAATGTGGAAGTCCTCGACTGCACGCCCCACGAGAACGAATTCGCTGTGGTGCTGCGCGCCACTCTGTTTCACCCGCAAGGTGGCGGGCAGCCTTGTGATACGGGCTGGATCGGCGACAGCCAGGTCTTGCGTGTCGTACAGGAACCGGACCGGATCATTCATTTCGTTAACCAGCCGGTGCCACTGGGCATGACCCAGATCCGCATCGATGAAGAGCGTCGCCGCTTCAACACCCGCATGCACTCCGCCGGGCATTTGATCGGCCACTTTGTCCAGGCCATGGGCTGGATGCCGATCAAGGCACACCACTGGCCGGACGAAGGCCGGGTGCAATTCAAGCCCGGGGATTGTGCTCAGGAAGTCGATGCGCAAACCGTTCAATACGGCATCGGGCAATGGATCGAACACGACCTGCCCCGCCTGACGTCCTTGCGCGAAGGCGCGCGGGAAATCGGCTTCGGTGAACTGCCGGCCTATGGCTGCGGCGGCACCCATGTACGCAGCCTGAAGGATCTGGGCACAGTCACGATCGCGTCCCTTTCGCAGAAGAAGGGCACGCTGTCCGTCCACTACAACGTGGATTGA
- a CDS encoding 2OG-Fe(II) oxygenase gives MMLDVERLDETCIKKLANEEVLAIRVKGFLPEDQAIRIGDKILAPGFEGYINAPSIGRIGMAFYEAENQPLLIEDYFERATGNIAELRNRCAPYSSPIDTLRCMLDESWPAGAHLENLYGRKMYVGLSRVVKPGVCFLAHHDIFAKDAPESFQARSLEAQFACNVYLNMPTEGGALQMWEDDISPDRFDEMRGDSYGIDPALLGPPALEVRPEPGDFIMFNSRRMHSVTPGVADPRLSLSFFVGYRGNASPLTFWS, from the coding sequence ATGATGCTTGACGTCGAGCGTCTCGATGAGACGTGCATAAAAAAACTGGCCAACGAAGAAGTCCTCGCCATCCGCGTCAAAGGCTTTTTGCCTGAAGACCAGGCGATCCGGATTGGCGACAAGATCCTCGCCCCCGGCTTCGAGGGTTACATCAACGCCCCCAGCATTGGCCGCATCGGCATGGCGTTTTACGAGGCGGAAAACCAGCCGTTGCTGATCGAGGACTACTTCGAACGCGCCACCGGCAACATTGCCGAACTGCGCAATCGCTGCGCGCCCTACTCCTCGCCGATCGATACCCTGCGCTGCATGCTCGACGAATCCTGGCCGGCAGGCGCCCATCTGGAAAACCTGTACGGGCGCAAGATGTACGTCGGTCTGTCACGGGTGGTCAAACCCGGCGTCTGCTTCCTCGCCCACCACGACATCTTCGCCAAGGACGCGCCGGAGAGTTTCCAGGCCCGCAGCCTGGAGGCGCAATTCGCCTGCAACGTCTACCTGAACATGCCGACCGAGGGCGGAGCGTTGCAGATGTGGGAAGACGATATTTCACCGGACCGCTTCGACGAAATGCGCGGCGACAGCTACGGCATCGACCCGGCACTGCTCGGCCCACCCGCCCTTGAAGTGCGCCCGGAACCGGGGGATTTCATCATGTTCAATTCGCGTCGCATGCACTCGGTAACGCCGGGCGTGGCAGATCCGCGCTTGAGCCTTTCGTTTTTTGTCGGCTATCGCGGCAATGCATCACCCCTGACTTTCTGGAGCTGA
- a CDS encoding LysE family translocator has protein sequence MTSNYLGEFLALATIHFLAVVAPGPDFAVTIRQSVRFGRLVGICTALGIGAGISVHVLYTLLGVGALMHTTPWLLTVAKVVGGAYIFYLGISLIRSKPKTTLEGEKTSDEPLVEQSLFKAFSTGFLTNATNPKATLFFLAIFTTIISASTPLEIQALYGLWMCSVNALWFVIVALFFSSSKVRLLFMRMGHWFERSMGVILILFAGRLVLSM, from the coding sequence ATGACATCGAATTACCTGGGCGAGTTTCTGGCGCTGGCCACCATTCATTTTCTGGCCGTGGTCGCTCCCGGCCCGGACTTCGCCGTGACCATTCGCCAGAGTGTGCGTTTCGGGCGGCTGGTCGGCATCTGCACGGCACTGGGCATCGGCGCGGGGATTTCCGTGCACGTGCTGTATACCCTGCTGGGCGTCGGCGCCTTGATGCACACCACGCCGTGGCTGCTGACGGTGGCCAAGGTGGTGGGCGGTGCTTACATCTTTTATCTCGGCATCAGCTTGATCCGCAGCAAACCCAAGACAACGCTGGAAGGCGAAAAGACCAGCGATGAACCGCTGGTCGAACAATCACTGTTCAAAGCGTTCTCCACCGGTTTCCTGACCAACGCCACCAACCCCAAGGCCACACTGTTTTTTCTGGCGATCTTCACTACGATCATCAGCGCCAGCACACCGTTGGAAATCCAGGCTCTGTATGGACTGTGGATGTGCAGCGTGAACGCGCTGTGGTTCGTGATCGTTGCGTTGTTCTTTTCGAGCAGCAAAGTGCGGCTGTTGTTTATGCGCATGGGCCATTGGTTCGAGCGCAGCATGGGGGTGATTTTGATCCTGTTTGCCGGGCGACTGGTGTTGTCGATGTAA
- a CDS encoding dipeptidase, translated as MDFSLKQLAASTLILASLSSVTLPAHANITPQQSATILKTFSDAKVNDFRQFLGEVAKSDLSKTDDLRPSISAFLDNKTLTAEQQNEIYRLLGLYTRAKYGKAALETLRELVEIPTDRKEGVAQHENPEFIRIAAKIKDLAESFGLKYRNIDNRVYEISLDGSGKEVVGIHAHADVVPVTPENWVLKDGTKLDPFKVTLIGDRMYGRGTEDDKNGIVVTLYAMKVIKEEKLPLARNFKLLVDTTEETTGDAIPYYFERNPTPEYNLALDGGYPVVIAEKGYGTVMAKFAKRKAEGKGAELISMTGGMATNQIPSVSVVTLVTDNPAELAASLQKAGNEYVKQHGGDFEVNAKVDGKDVKLSVTGVSAHSSEPESGVNPVARMLDFIHSVDGKIAFKHNHITDAARYAADNWGLDYKGGKLGVGFADDFMGPLTTSLTYVGMDDNTFKLAVNLRVPKGKSPEVLKTEIADKLAAWSKKTHVAVNFDYSIAEPMYRNPEGEWVKALLAVSTENLGMKHEFGTSAGATSVHELPNGVQFGLARPEVKYTGHTDGEFKTVDQFLLDLQIVTEMMGRIGQLPKL; from the coding sequence ATGGATTTTTCACTCAAGCAATTGGCCGCATCGACCCTGATTCTGGCCAGCCTTTCGTCCGTGACACTGCCCGCCCATGCCAACATCACACCGCAGCAAAGCGCGACCATCCTCAAGACATTCAGCGATGCCAAGGTCAACGATTTCCGCCAGTTCCTCGGCGAAGTGGCCAAGAGCGACCTGAGCAAGACCGACGACCTGCGCCCTTCCATCAGCGCGTTTCTCGACAACAAGACACTGACCGCTGAACAGCAAAACGAAATCTATCGACTGCTGGGCCTCTACACCCGGGCGAAATACGGCAAGGCTGCCCTGGAAACCCTGCGCGAACTGGTCGAGATCCCGACTGATCGCAAAGAGGGTGTTGCCCAGCACGAGAATCCTGAATTCATCAGGATCGCCGCCAAGATCAAGGACCTGGCCGAGTCCTTCGGCCTGAAATACCGAAACATCGACAACCGCGTCTACGAAATTTCTCTCGACGGCAGCGGCAAGGAAGTTGTGGGCATTCACGCGCACGCCGATGTGGTACCCGTGACACCGGAAAACTGGGTGCTGAAAGACGGCACCAAACTTGATCCATTCAAGGTCACGCTGATCGGCGACCGCATGTACGGCCGTGGCACCGAGGACGACAAGAACGGGATCGTGGTGACCCTGTATGCGATGAAGGTGATCAAGGAAGAAAAGCTGCCGCTGGCCCGCAATTTCAAACTGCTGGTGGACACCACCGAAGAAACCACCGGCGACGCGATTCCTTACTACTTCGAACGCAACCCGACACCCGAGTACAACCTGGCGCTGGATGGCGGCTACCCGGTGGTGATCGCCGAGAAAGGCTACGGCACGGTCATGGCCAAATTTGCCAAGCGCAAGGCCGAGGGCAAAGGCGCGGAGCTGATCTCGATGACCGGTGGCATGGCAACCAACCAGATTCCATCGGTTTCGGTCGTCACTCTGGTGACAGACAACCCTGCCGAGCTGGCCGCCAGCTTGCAAAAGGCCGGTAACGAATACGTCAAACAGCATGGCGGCGATTTCGAAGTAAATGCCAAGGTCGATGGCAAGGACGTGAAACTCAGCGTAACCGGCGTTTCCGCCCACTCTTCCGAGCCGGAATCCGGCGTCAACCCGGTCGCGCGCATGCTGGACTTCATCCACAGCGTGGATGGCAAGATCGCGTTCAAACACAACCACATCACCGATGCCGCCCGTTACGCCGCCGACAACTGGGGCCTGGACTACAAGGGTGGCAAGCTGGGCGTCGGTTTCGCCGATGACTTCATGGGCCCGCTGACTACTTCGCTGACCTATGTCGGGATGGATGACAATACCTTCAAACTCGCGGTCAACCTGCGTGTGCCAAAGGGCAAGTCGCCGGAAGTGCTCAAGACCGAAATCGCCGACAAACTGGCGGCCTGGAGCAAGAAAACCCACGTCGCGGTCAACTTCGATTACTCGATCGCCGAGCCGATGTACCGCAACCCTGAAGGCGAGTGGGTCAAGGCGCTGCTGGCCGTGTCCACCGAAAACCTGGGCATGAAACACGAGTTCGGCACCTCTGCCGGCGCCACCTCGGTGCATGAACTGCCTAACGGCGTGCAATTTGGCCTGGCTCGACCTGAGGTCAAATACACCGGTCACACCGACGGCGAGTTCAAGACGGTTGACCAGTTCCTGCTAGACCTGCAGATCGTGACCGAAATGATGGGCCGCATCGGGCAACTGCCGAAGCTTTGA
- a CDS encoding methyl-accepting chemotaxis protein, with the protein MQSMQQMGAGLSNIVSGLQAGIEQLASSAQSLSAVTEQTNLEVSSQKEETEQVATAMNQMTATVHDVARNAEEAALAAQTADDKVESGQQVVRQSMARIEQLADSATSASSSIESLSAEIQNIGTVLEVIKSVAEQTNLLALNAAIEAARAGEQGRGFAVVADEVRALARRTQQSTEEIERLVSALRSAAHSSVQQIQSSGELVKLAVSDALQTESALGSIAAAVSLIQQMNQQIAAAAEEQSSVAEEINRSVTSIRASADQSSIAMRGNAASSVELAQLGSELRGMVGHFRL; encoded by the coding sequence ATGCAGTCCATGCAACAGATGGGCGCGGGCCTCAGCAACATCGTCAGCGGGTTGCAGGCAGGCATTGAACAGTTGGCCAGTTCCGCGCAATCACTGTCGGCGGTGACTGAACAGACCAACCTGGAAGTCAGCAGCCAGAAAGAGGAAACCGAGCAGGTTGCCACGGCCATGAACCAGATGACCGCCACCGTTCACGACGTGGCGCGCAATGCCGAAGAAGCCGCACTTGCGGCGCAGACCGCCGACGACAAGGTCGAGAGCGGTCAGCAGGTGGTGCGCCAGAGCATGGCGCGGATCGAGCAACTGGCGGATTCGGCGACGTCGGCCAGTTCGAGCATCGAAAGCCTGAGTGCAGAAATCCAGAACATCGGCACGGTGCTCGAAGTCATCAAAAGCGTCGCCGAGCAGACCAATCTGCTGGCACTCAACGCCGCGATCGAAGCAGCGCGGGCGGGAGAGCAGGGCAGGGGCTTTGCGGTGGTTGCCGACGAGGTGCGGGCGCTGGCACGGCGTACGCAGCAGTCGACCGAAGAAATCGAGCGTCTGGTCAGTGCCTTGCGCTCGGCGGCGCATTCGTCGGTGCAGCAGATTCAGAGCAGTGGCGAACTGGTGAAGCTGGCGGTGAGTGATGCATTGCAGACTGAAAGTGCGCTGGGGAGTATTGCGGCGGCGGTTTCGTTGATTCAGCAGATGAATCAGCAGATTGCGGCGGCGGCCGAGGAGCAGAGTTCGGTGGCCGAGGAGATCAATCGCAGTGTGACCAGTATTCGGGCGAGTGCGGATCAGTCGTCGATTGCGATGCGCGGGAATGCGGCTTCGAGTGTTGAGCTGGCGCAGTTGGGGAGTGAGTTGCGGGGGATGGTGGGGCACTTCAGGCTTTGA
- a CDS encoding PLP-dependent aminotransferase family protein, with the protein MELRIDRQAMVPVVQQIVDGLIEWIVQEQVPPATRLPSIRQIARLNLLSQSYVMEACERLVAQGVLVSRQGAGFMVASTLPACCKSFDSPAFEGERHGCDTDPQRRGGLKLGDGVLPESWRESDDLAYAIRQVARTDMASLFNYNTPLGLPALREQIVKRLGMLDITADEDCVLTTAGASHGLDLIVRTLFRAGDCVVVETPGYAPLFDLLRLHGVRMLEVRRTPGGPDLEALEALLQQFRPAALFINSHHHNPTGSCLAPAVARRILQLSKAYDLRLIEDDVYADLHNGSGTRLAALDEDGRVIYVGSFSKTLSSSLRAGFVSASHEVIEQLARVKMISCMGTSRFSEAVLAALLASGAYRKLVQRQRQRLNIDRAAALQALEDADWEVFGKPTGGLFIWARSPLANDEHLRRQALHHGVQLACASSFSPSGEASDWQRINVAYACDPRARQFFRSTAVDRPQVF; encoded by the coding sequence ATGGAATTGAGAATTGACCGACAGGCAATGGTGCCGGTCGTACAGCAGATTGTGGATGGATTGATCGAGTGGATCGTGCAGGAACAGGTGCCGCCTGCCACGCGCCTGCCATCCATTCGACAGATTGCGCGATTGAATCTGCTCAGCCAGTCGTACGTCATGGAGGCTTGCGAACGTCTGGTGGCACAGGGTGTTCTGGTCTCGCGGCAAGGGGCGGGGTTCATGGTCGCAAGCACATTGCCGGCGTGTTGCAAATCTTTCGACAGTCCGGCTTTCGAGGGCGAGCGCCATGGCTGTGATACGGATCCGCAACGGCGCGGCGGGTTGAAACTGGGCGACGGGGTTTTGCCCGAGAGCTGGCGAGAGTCCGATGATCTCGCCTACGCGATCCGCCAAGTGGCCCGCACCGACATGGCCAGCCTGTTCAACTACAACACGCCCCTCGGGCTCCCCGCGCTGCGCGAACAGATTGTCAAACGGCTGGGAATGCTCGATATCACCGCCGATGAAGATTGTGTGCTGACGACGGCCGGCGCCAGCCACGGGCTCGATCTGATCGTGCGCACGCTGTTCCGGGCGGGGGATTGTGTGGTGGTGGAAACGCCGGGTTATGCGCCGCTGTTCGATCTCTTGCGGCTGCACGGCGTGCGTATGCTGGAGGTTCGCCGCACGCCTGGCGGGCCTGACCTCGAGGCGCTCGAGGCGTTGTTGCAGCAGTTCCGGCCGGCAGCGCTGTTCATCAACAGTCACCACCACAACCCCACGGGGAGCTGCTTGGCGCCGGCCGTGGCGCGGCGCATTCTGCAATTGAGCAAAGCCTATGACCTGCGGCTGATCGAAGATGACGTCTACGCTGATCTGCATAACGGCAGCGGCACGCGCCTGGCGGCGCTGGATGAGGACGGGCGGGTGATTTACGTCGGCAGTTTTTCCAAGACGCTGAGCAGCTCGTTGCGTGCAGGCTTCGTGTCGGCCAGCCACGAGGTGATCGAGCAACTGGCGCGGGTCAAGATGATCAGTTGCATGGGCACTTCAAGGTTCAGCGAGGCCGTTCTGGCGGCGCTGCTGGCCAGCGGCGCGTATCGCAAACTGGTGCAGCGTCAGCGCCAGCGGCTCAATATCGATCGCGCGGCGGCCCTGCAGGCGCTGGAGGATGCCGATTGGGAGGTGTTCGGCAAACCCACCGGCGGGTTGTTCATCTGGGCCCGTTCGCCGCTGGCGAATGACGAGCACCTGCGCAGGCAGGCCTTGCATCATGGTGTGCAATTGGCATGCGCTTCTTCCTTCAGTCCCAGTGGTGAAGCCAGTGACTGGCAGCGGATCAATGTGGCCTATGCTTGCGATCCGAGGGCGCGGCAGTTCTTTCGCAGTACGGCCGTGGATCGACCTCAAGTGTTCTGA